The Patescibacteria group bacterium genome contains a region encoding:
- a CDS encoding HD domain-containing protein, which produces MKLKFRKIWEMALPNQDKRDDKGHAKTVSNFSIKLCKLEQANENIVVPAAILHDIGWGRLSKENRFLPFSPKNTVKKEYVVRIKHQEEGVKMARKILAKAKYPPKFVKPILEIISQHDTRQNFISKEEGIMRDADKLWRYSILGIKADMRRKNFPFLAIYKRLKVKINEHNFFYSQSARKIARMELAKRKKELFKS; this is translated from the coding sequence ATGAAATTGAAATTTAGAAAAATTTGGGAGATGGCTCTGCCAAATCAGGATAAGCGAGATGACAAAGGCCATGCAAAAACTGTCTCCAATTTTTCAATTAAATTGTGTAAACTTGAGCAGGCAAATGAAAATATTGTCGTGCCGGCGGCAATATTGCATGACATTGGTTGGGGCAGATTATCAAAGGAAAATCGTTTTTTGCCCTTTTCTCCAAAAAATACAGTTAAAAAAGAATATGTTGTGCGAATTAAACATCAGGAAGAAGGTGTGAAAATGGCCAGAAAAATATTGGCTAAAGCAAAATATCCGCCAAAATTTGTTAAGCCTATTCTTGAAATAATTTCCCAACACGATACAAGGCAAAATTTTATATCTAAAGAAGAAGGAATAATGAGGGATGCCGATAAATTATGGCGTTATTCTATATTGGGAATTAAAGCAGATATGAGAAGAAAAAATTTCCCTTTTTTGGCAATATATAAGAGGCTGAAGGTAAAAATAAATGAACATAATTTTTTTTATTCGCAATCAGCTAGGAAAATCGCAAGAATGGAATTAGCAAAAAGGAAGAAAGAATTATTTAAATCATGA
- a CDS encoding NUDIX domain-containing protein, whose product MKPEKDFYQISLKLIMKNNKGQILGLKGVKGGRYENYYDLPGGRIDTNEFLMPFAKIIAREVKEEIGNVKYKLNLKPVALGRHLSSSTKVIINNKKRIVRVFYLCFEAKYLAGKIKISFEHEGFAWLNLNKVNLKKYFKSANLDALKMYFTENNF is encoded by the coding sequence ATGAAACCAGAAAAAGATTTTTATCAAATTTCGCTCAAACTCATTATGAAAAACAATAAGGGGCAGATTTTGGGTTTAAAAGGAGTTAAAGGCGGGAGATATGAAAACTATTATGATTTGCCAGGCGGAAGAATTGATACTAATGAATTTCTTATGCCTTTTGCTAAGATAATTGCTAGGGAAGTAAAAGAGGAAATTGGTAATGTTAAGTATAAATTAAATCTTAAGCCCGTGGCTTTGGGGCGTCATTTAAGTTCTTCAACGAAAGTAATAATTAATAATAAAAAAAGGATAGTCAGGGTTTTTTATTTGTGTTTTGAAGCAAAATATTTAGCGGGTAAAATAAAAATAAGTTTTGAGCACGAAGGTTTTGCCTGGTTAAATTTAAATAAAGTTAATTTAAAAAAGTATTTTAAGTCGGCAAATTTAGATGCGCTAAAAATGTATTTCACGGAAAATAATTTTTAA